The stretch of DNA CTGACACATTCGGGTAACGCGCTGATAACCAGCTTGCGCTCGTCCCCGACGCATGCCACGCCATCTCAAAAGGCGTCCCGCAAAGCTAAACGTACGTCTGCAAACGTGAATCGAGCCTCTGCAAACGTGAATCGAACGTCTGCAAACGTGAATCAGACTCATGCAAAACTGAACGAACGTCTGCATGCTTGAATGTAATCAGACCATAGCTTGCCCGGCTTGCGCGCGTCCCCCGACGCGTGCCCCGGTATCTGAAAAGCTTTTCTCAAAGCTGCACAAATGTTTGCTGAGTACCTGGCTTTGTTAATGGTAACAACTTCAAAAGAAACAGGCTTCACCTGCGTTACATCCAAATGTTGATGGGGTATTCAGGCAATATAACAACAGAAAAAATTATCCATGACACAATAAAAGTTTTAATAACATTAAAAATCCGATGGATAATTTGGATATTTAATAAAATATTATATTTGTAATGAAAGGCCGATTTGAATAAGTGATTTTGATGGTTGTGGACAAGTCGGATATAGGCGCAATGCTTCGGGTATACACTCGTTATGGGCTATTATAAGAACGACATGCTGGTCATTACTGGGCTGACCACCCAAAGTCGAAAATGTGAAAGCGAAAAACGACATTAAAAATAAAGTAGCCGAGCCCATAAAAAGCTGAAAATCGAAAGAGTAAGCATTATTTAAAAACATTCTAAATTTTGAAATCATGGAAAAAAAATTGTTTATTATTGTTGGCCTTTTAATAATTGCAACAATAGCATCAATTGTTTTATTTTCAGGCGGTTGTTCGAAAGAGAACAAATCATCCACTGAAGCAGAAGTTGTTCAGGATATTTCGTCCTTAAAAGCAGCAAATGCAAATTCCGCCACGATTCATATAGAATGTGCTGGTACATGTGAAAACAATGAAAATTGTGGGGCTCGCTGGAATATCCCCTCAGGCATAATTGAATGTACTTGTAGTGGTTGTGTGATGTCAATTACCAAAGACAATCCTTCTGATCGAAGTACTGCATCCAGATCAGATATGGGAAAAATTGCAGCACACTTTGTTGACTATCTTTATAGAGAACATGGCACTCAAAATTACTTAATCACAAACTACAAACAGACATTCTATGATCTGGCGGAGTACATTGAGATTAATTATATTTTGAATGACGATCCGTCAGAAACTTTCAGCTTAACTTTTCTATCAAAATTTGAATCAACTGATTTAAAGGCACCTCCTCATACAGTCTTGGTTGATTGCCATGGCTCATGTGATACATCGGCTGAAAAATGTGTCGAAGTTTATAACACTAACACTGGTGAAGTTTATTGTAAATGTCAAAGTGATAATTGCAAAATGAAAATTGAAGAAGTGAAGTAAACTACTGATATTTAACAAATAACAGCCCATAACAAAAGCAAAATGCAAGCGGGCAGATAGTGCTGATTTAAAGCTAATTACATTTATTAAACATCTTGGTTTATTGGATGTTTATTGCTTTGAACTGCCCGCCTGAACTTAGCTTTACCCGTTACACACTCAATCTTTCCGGGATTAAACATATTTCATTGCTGAAAAGAATTACCCCGGAGGGGTGAAATGTTTATAGAAAATGTGATGTCAATCCAGGAATCCGACCCCGTTTGGGGTCGTACCTTTTTATCGAAAGATGCATGCTATAAATATGCAATTCCTGCAGAATTCGGTTCGGGTCGAACATCCTTGTTTATGTTCTTTTCTTTACACACTCAATCTTTCCGGGATTAAACATATTTCATTGCCGAAAAGAATTACCCAGGAGGGGTGAAATGTTTATAGAAAATGGGATGACAATCCAGGAATCCGACCCCGTTTGGGGTCGTACCTTTTTATCGAAAGATGCATGCTATAAATATGCAATTCCTGCAGAATTCATCCAGGCGGTAAGTTGTAGCAATATACGCGGTTATTTATTTCGATTTTACCTTAAAAATACGCAAGCTATAGCCCCAACACCGTTATAAAATATTGAGGTGATAGAAGTGCTTCTCAGCTCAGCTGTTACTTTCCCTGTTTTTTGCTGTAGCTAAGTGTAATAAACGATTTGTTGGGGGTGAGTTCTATTTCTTCCCGGTGGGTGCGGCGCATCGCTTCTGATTGTATATATGCATCAATTTCTTCTTCTTTTACCTGGTGCGAGATGGCGGCCAGCTTTTCGAGCGACTTGTATTTTGTTTTTGTAACAAAGGAGGTTTGCTGGTTTCGCTGAATCACAATGAACAATGTGCCTTTTTCGCTTAATGTTCTAATAATTTTTTTTAACGCCATGATGGGTTGCGTGTATTCAAGCACAAGCCCGATAAAAAACAGGTCAACATTGCCGATGTTTAATTCGTCGTGCAGTATATCAGCTTTTATAATTTCAAGACCTTTCATTTGGTTTCCAAATTTTTCATGGGTCTTTTTCAGGTATTCAGGGTTGATGTCGATGGCATAAACACGTTGGGTCAGGTCAGATTTTACATGTTCCAGCCCGTTGCCGGTTGAACAGCCCAGCAATGCAAAGCTTCGGGGCAAATACCTGTCAAGGGCATCGTGTATCAGTTTATTTAATACCTGGGCCTGTCCAATTTCAGTCATATGGTTTTCATAATCGTCGGGCAATATTTCTAACCAGGGATTGTCCATTATTTTTAGTTGGGTTTTATTATAACTGATAAGTGCACCACAGATACGGGTAAGGCTGGTGACCGGGTCAGCAAAGTTAAATGATAAGTTTATACTTTTACATGGTTTCATATAATTCGCCATAGGCCTGGAAGTCATGGGCTTTGTTAAAATTTATTATGTTGAGTTTGTTCTTCAGGAAAAGTATCCGGTACAGCTGCTCAATGCGGTGTGCATCGTTTCTCAGTCCGGCGTCTTGCCCGTTTATTTGTAGAATGTTTTTAAATGCCTCCTGTGTTGCTCGTTTTTTGTATTTGTTTGGCTAAAGCCACTGTGTGTTACTTTTATTTAATAAATGGGCTGAAGCCCATTCCAAATCATTTGAATTTAATTTATGGAATGGACTCCTCCCACTTTTAATCATTTGAACATTATCGGGTAGTGGCATCCGATTCTTTGTGCTCCACACAAAATGAATATACACTTTTACAAAAGACATGTTATCTGTTTTTTTGGCTAAAGCCACTGTGTGCTAATTTTATTTAATAAATGGGCTGAAGCCCATTCCAAATCATTTGAATTGATTTTATTGAATGGGGAAACCCAATTTTTAATCATTTGATATTTATTTATTGAATTCGAATCGCCCATTTCCAAATCATTTGAATTGATTTTATGGAACAGGGAATCTCCCTTTTTTAATTATTTGAATTGATTTATGGAAGGGGGCATTTTTATTCAATGAAATGCCTCCAGCTTTAGCTGGAGGACTATTAATTTCAAAAAGAATCTGGCTTTAGCCAAACCCTTAATCTTTGAATTTCTGAAAATTATATTTGTTTATAAAATCATCATATTCTTGCTGAAATGTTTTTTGTTTGTGGTGCTCTTCCTGATTTTTAATATAATTCCTTACCTTATCCAACACTGATTCCGAAACCGAAATAGCAAAATATTCATCCTGCCATTCAAATTTCTGTTTCGTTAAGTTATGTTTGTTAATCCAAAAAGAAGACTCACCCTTAATTAATTGCATGATTTTTTGAATAGTCTGGTCTGCACCGAGAGAAACAAGACAATGGCAATGGTTGTTGTGTCCGTTAATGAAATCAATATAAATGCCCTTTTCTTTTGCATTTTCCCTGATATGTTTCCAAACATTAATACGCAAGTCAACATTATCGAGTAATGGCACCCGATTCTTTGTGCTCCACACAAAATGAATATACACTTTTACAAAAGACATGTTATCTGTTTTTTTGGGCTAAAGCCACTGTGTGCTACTTTTATTTAATAAATGGGCTGAAGCCCATTCCAAATCATTTGAATTGATTTTATGCAATGGGAGCCTCTCATTTCCAATTCATTTGAATTGATTTCATGGAATGGGGAAACCCAATTTTTAATCATTTGAACATTATCGGGTAATGGCACCCGATTCTTTGTGCTCCACACAAAATGAATATACACTTTTACAAAAGACATGTTATCTGTTTTGTTTGGCTAAAGCCACTGTGTGTTACTTTTATTTAATAAATGGGCTGAAGCCCATTCCAAATCATTTGAATTTTAATTTATGGAATGGACTCCTCCCACTTTTAATCATTTGAACATTATCGGGTAACGGCACCCGATTCTTTGTGTTCCACACAAAATGAATATACTCTTTTACAATAGCTCCCAGCCCCGTCTTTACCTGTATTCTTATCAAGTGGTTATTAGTGCAAATCAAACCGGTCGGCATTCATCACTTTTACCCAGGCTTTTACGAAGTCGTGCACGAATTTTTCCTGATTGTCGTCCTGTGCATAAACCTCGGTATACGATCGCAGAATGGAATTGGAGCCCAAAACCAGGTCAACCCTGGTGGCTGTCCATCTGGTTTTTCCGGTTTTTCTTTCCACAATATGGTAAAGATTTTCGGAAACCGGTTTCCATGCGTAATTCATATCGGTAAGGTTTACAAAAAAGTCGTTGCTTAAAATGCCTTCTCTGTCGGTAAAAACGCCATGTTTGCTGCCGCCGTGGTTTGTGCCCAAAACGCGCATTCCGCCAATCAGAACCACCATTTCAGGTGCTGTAAGCCCCATTAGCTGGGTTCTGTCGAGGAGCATTTCTTCAGGGCTAACGGCATAATGTTTCTTTTGCCAGTTTCTGTATCCGTCGTGCAAAGGTTCAAGTACATCAAATGATTCGGCGTCGGTCATGCCGGCAGTGGCATCTCCTCTGCCCGGGGTGAAAGGTACCTCGATATGAAAGCCAGCATCATGAGCCGCTTCTTCGATGGCGGCGCTTCCGCCTAAAACAATTAAATCGGCGAGGCTGACTTTTTTGGGCAGTTTCGCCTGAATTTCAGAAAGTTTGTCAAGAACCCTGTCCAGACGTTGAGGTTCATTGCCTTCCCAGTCTTTTTGCGGAGTCAGCCGTATTCTGGCGCCATTGGCCCCGCCTCTGAAATCGGAGCATCTGAAAGTGCGGGCACTGTCCCAGGCTGTATTGATTAGTTCGGCCCGAGTAAGGCCGCAATTGAGCAGCTGAACTTTTAAATCTTTTATTTCCTTGTCGGAAAGGATGTAGTTGACAGAAGGCACAGGGTCTTGCCAGATTAAATCCACGTCAGGGACATCAGCTCCGAGATAACGGCTTTTGGGGCCTAAATCGCGATGGGTGAGTTTGAACCAGGCTTTGGCAAAAACCTCAGAGAACAGGGCAGGGTCATGATAAAAGCGTTCAGATATTTTTCTGTATGCAGGGTCTGTCTTCAAGGCCATATCTGCATCGGTCATGATGGGGTTTCTGCGCACACCCGGCACGTGAGCGTCAAAAGGCATGTCTTCTTCCCTGATGTTGATGGGTTCCCATTGCCATGCTCCTGCGGGGCTCTTTTTCAATTCCCAGTCGTAAGTGAACAATAGATAAAAATAAGAATGATCCCATTTGTCGGGGTGGGTAGTCCAGGCACCTTCAATGCCACTGGTGACTGTGTCTTCGGCATTGCCTTTCCCTTTTGGATTTTTCCAGCCGAATCCCTGTTCATGCGGTTCAGCAGCTTCGGGGTTTGGCCCCAGTAGCGAAGCATCGCCGTTACCGTGGGTTTTGCCCACAGTGTGGCCGCCGGCAGTGAGGGCAACGGTTTCTTCGTCGTTCATGGCCATTCTTTTGAAAGTAACCCGCATGGCCCGGGCTGTTTTCAGGGGGTCGGGCTGACCGTCAACTCCTTCAGGATTTACATAAATCAGTCCCATCTGAACAGCGGCCAAAGGGCTTTCAAGGGATTCTTCATCTGCTGAATCGGCATACCTGTCTTTGCCGAGCCATTCTTTTTCGGCACCCCAGAAAATGTCTTTTTCAGGATGCCAGATATCTTCGCGTCCACCGCCAAATCCAAATGTTTTAAACCCCATGGATTCATAAGCCATATTTCCGGCAAGAATCATCAAATCGGCCCACGAAATGCTTTTGCCGTATTTCTTCTTAATGGGCCATAACAGGCGGCGGGCCTTGTCGAGGTTTACATTGTCGGGCCAGCTGTTGAGCGGGGCAAAGCGCTGATTGCCGGTGTTGCTGCCACCGCGGCCATCTGCTATGCGGTATGTGCCGGCGCTGTGCCAGGCCATTCTGATCATTAATCCGCCATAATGGCCACTGTCTGCCGGCCACCATTCCTGACTGTCCGTCATTAATTTTTTGAGATCATTTTTTAATGCTTCCAAATCCAGCTTTTTAAATGCTTCGCGATAATTAAAATCTTCGCCATATGGATTTGTTTTGTTGTCGTGCTGATGCAGGATGTCAGTATTGAGCGCATGGGGCCACCAGCTCATCACGGAGCTGTTGAGGTTGGTATGGGCGCCGTGCATCACCGGGCATTTGCCTTTTTCTGAAGGGTTCATTTTGTTTGCTTTTACAAGGTGAACGCTAAAGTTAGTGTTTTTTTTGACATAATCCTTATTGCTAAGGGTTTCAGATTCAATGAGGTGGCAGACTTGCCGGTGCAGCTGTAGGGTAGTGGTTGTAAGCTGCTGATAGCCCTGCGCTTTGGGCCATATGGCAAAGGCAGGCCGTAGCCATTTGTGCTGTAAATGATATTTGTGTAAGCAACATCCTGCGGAAACAAGGCCGCTTGTTCAATGTCTTTGCGCTGGGTTTGCCTCAGGAGGTGTTGCGGAATACACCGGGCGGTATTTCAGACTTTTTATTTTACATAATAAAGACCGGCATCGGGGCCTAAGGGCAATCCTGCTAAAATCCACCCAATCAATAATATGGTCCACGCTATAAAAAACATAACGGAATACGGCAACATGGTTGCGATTAAGGTACCGAGCCCTGCTTTGGCATCGTATTTTTGGTAATACACAATGATGAGGGCGAAGAAACTCATCATGGGCGAAATAACATTGGTTATGCTGTCGCCGATGCGGAAAACAGCCTGCGACAATTCGGGAGAATAGCCCAGCAACATAAACATCGGAATAAAAACAGGGCCCATAATTGCCCATTTGGCTGAGGCACTTCCCATAAACAGGTTGATGATGCCGCTGAAAACCACAAAAAGAATAACCAGTGGAATAAGCCCTATATCAGTGGTTTGAAGGAAACCGGCTCCTTTTATAGCTAAAATAAGCCCCAGGTTGCTCCATTTGAACCAGGCTACAAACTGTGCGGCAAAGAAAACCAGCACCAGGAATGAAACCAGACTTTTAAAACTGCTGCTCATTCCGTTAATTACATCCTCATGTTTTTGGAAGGTTTTGGTGATGTAGCCAAAAACAATACCACAACTGGCTGCCACTATAAAAAGCACGGCAATAAAACCTTTGAGCAGGGGAGAGTGCAATACCGAATTGTCTGCGCCCCTTAAGAAACCGTGGTCAGGAATTAAACCTGCCGCAAATATGGCCATCCAGCCCAAAAAAACAACCAATACCCAACGCAGGCCTTTTTTCTCAACCGGTGATATTGGGTTAACAGGCTCTGATACAACGTTTCCGCTGTACTTTCCCAGGTGGGGCTCAACCCATGCATGGGTAACCCACGTGCCTGCAATGGTCACAACAAAGGTAGAGACTGCCATAAAATAGTAGTTGGAGGTTGGCATGACATAATACTCCGGATCAATAATCCGCGCAGCCTCGGTTGAAAGACCTGCCAGCAATGGATCGATGGTGCCGATGATCAGATTGGCACTGAATCCGCCGCTAACACCGGCAAAGGCAGCTGACATGCCCGCAACAGGATGACGGCCCAACGAATGAAAAATAACCCCTGCCATTGGAATGATGAGCAGATAACCGAGGTCGGATGCCGCGTTAGACATAATGCCTGCGAACACCACAATAAATGTTACCCACTTTCCGGGAGCCTTCAGCAGTAAGGCATTGATGGCTGTTTTGATTAATCCGCTGCTCTCCGAAATGCCAATTCCCAACAATGCCACCATCACAATGCCGAGTGGCGCAAAACCGGTGTAATTGTCAACCATTTCGAGCAGGATGCGGTGCAAGCCTTCAACCGACAGGAGATTGATTACCCTGATGGTTTCTCCCGTGGCAGGATTTGCTCCCTGCCAACCCAGCCAATGGCCGATAGCTGAAACCACCAGCGTGATGATGGCGAAAATGCCAAATAATGCGGCCGGATGCGGAAGTGCATTGCCCCCTTTTTCAACAATGGTGATAAATCTGTTTAGTGCCTTTTTAAAAAATTGTTTCATTAATGAGAAATGCTGTTTAGTTACATGTTAGTGAACAGCATTCAGGCCTGTTTTGTTTTCATTTTCTATGAGGCAGCCATATATTTCATGTTTTCACCACAGCCATTGCCATGGTCTTTATTGTCGTTTACAGCCGGTGTTATTTTTTCAGTTTGTCAGCTGTGATTACCCTAAAGGTGTTTGAATTGATGGTTAATCTGATGTTACGCTCTGCATTCGAAATGTAATAATTCTTGCCTTTTCTGAGAATGAGCTTTTCGTCGGTCTCTTTCAAAATATCAGCAATCAGGTTTTCTATCTGTTCATTCGAGCCATGTAAGCCCAGCTTTTTGTTTATCCTGTTATAAACAAGCGCAGTGTAACACACCCGTGCTGTCATGATTTGTTTAAGTGTGGTCATCGCTGATCTTTTCCTGAATATGTATGGTTGCCCGGCTCCGATTTTTTGATTTTCCAGCATCGGATGGCTTCAGCCAAAGTGCTGTTGCGATTGTCTTTCATAAAGTCGCGGATAAAAGTGTTGTACTCAAACTGTGGGGCAATCTCGCGGGGCGATGTGTCTGAACGCCTTTCTGCTTCCATCTCTTTCCATTTTTCAAAAGCCTCACCCAGCGTTTTTCCCTGTGCTGATTTCATCCAGTTCATAAACCTTACATGAAATTTGAATTTGCGGGCTGTTTTTTGCTGAAAAAAACTCCTCACATTTTCAGTGTTTCGGTAATTGTCAGTAATAATGGTGTTGTCGCTCAGGGGGGCAAGGTTCCAGTTAAACCGCGAGGTTGTCTGATATTCAGGCTGATGTGTCTCTTTTTGACCGGTTGTGAGGTATGTTTCAATGCGGGAGGCAAGCGCGGTTTTCCCTCCTCTTTTGTCGAGATTTTCAAGCCGGCAAAATTCAACCAAATCCTTTTTATACCAGTAAGAGTTCCTGAAATCGTGGATGTTTATCTGCCTGTCTAATATGGGTTTGTGTTCCATAGGATGGATGGGTTGCTGTGGCGCTTATTCCTGAAGCCAGTCTTTGAACGATTTGGCATTGTCTTTACTTATAAGTATTTCAGGGTGATCGACGGTTAAAATGAGTTTCAAACGTCCGCCAAAATAATTCTCAATTTCTTTAAGATACTTTTTGTGAATGATAAACTGCCGGTTGGCCCTGAAAAAATGCCTGGCTGGAAGCTTTTCCTGAATCTGATTTAAACTTTCGTTCAGCAGCCACCTGTTGCGGTCGTCATGTGCAAAAACCGACTGGTAATCAAGGCTGAAATAGGCGATATCCTCGCTTTTTATTAGGCGAATCTTCTCTTTAAAGTAAGTTAAAAAGGTGGGAAAACTTACCTGTTGGTGGAGATTTTGTATGATTTGAGCATAAATATTCGGGGGCATTGACAATGCGCTGTTTTGAAAAATCTGTTTGTATTTGCGCACTGCATTTTCTAAATCCTGTAAAGCAAAAGGTTTTAAAATGTAATCAATGCCATAACTTTTAAAAGCTTTCATTAAATATTCATCAAAAGCCGTTATAAAAATTACAGGTTTTTGAGGCTCTGTTTGCTCAAATATTTCGAAAGCGATGCCGTCAAGTAACTGGATATCTGAAAATATCAAATCGTAGGCCGATGAAGAATTCGATGAAAACCAGTCTGTGGCTTGTTTTACGCTGTTTAATTCTGATATCACCTCAACAGAATCAGTCAATTCGCTCAAAAGACGTTTCAACCGTTTAATGGCCAGAGGCTCATCTTCAATAATTACGACTTTCAGTATCATGCCTGGTCCGATTTGCTTAAAGGTATGGCTACTTCAAAAACGGTGTCACTTTGGTTAACCGTGATGCTTTTCTGAAGCAGAAGTTCACACTTTTTATTGATATTTTCCAGCCCGTAGCCGAGTTTGTTTACTTCAAAACTTTTCTTCCTGTTTATTTTGTTGCTGAATTTCAGGTAATTGTCATCATCAGTAACCGAAACATTGATTTCCATTTCGCTGATGTTGTTATGCTTTACGATGTTTTCCAAAACAATAAGTGAGCAAAGCGAAGGAACTAAAAAAGGAAGGTTGCGGTCAAAATGATAGGTGATGGTGATGGCATTTTCAAACCTGATTTTCAACAGATAGATGTATGTATTGATAAACTGAATTTCATCCTTGAGCGACACAAAATGATTTTGCTGGTTTGAAAGCACATATCTAAAAAATTGTGACAACTGCTGGATGTATTCATCACTTTTTTTGAGGTCTGATTGAATGAGCTCAGATAATACATTCAGACTATTAAAGAAAAAATGAGGCTGAAGTTGTGCCGTTAATCCTTTCAACTGCAATTGCAGACTTTCGTTTTCAAGATCCTTTATTTTTAAAATATTGTTGTAATGGAGCTTGTTTTTTGCCAGAAACGCTACAATGAAATAGGTTGCAATGATGATAATGAGGCTGCGGACTATATCAATGGACAATTTGATGAAAATGGGGGGGCCGTCAGGCTGAATATAGGTCCAGAAAGGGATTCTTATCAATAAATTTAACCCAAACAAAAGCAGGTTCATAAGAATTACATAACAGGCAAACTTGAGTGATGAAAACGATTTTTCGTGAAATTGGTTCTGAAACTTAAGATTGACAGATGTAATGATAAATGTGGTGAAGATCAGTAAGCATTTATCCACAATATCAGGCCATTGATG from Lentimicrobiaceae bacterium encodes:
- a CDS encoding AbgT family transporter produces the protein MKQFFKKALNRFITIVEKGGNALPHPAALFGIFAIITLVVSAIGHWLGWQGANPATGETIRVINLLSVEGLHRILLEMVDNYTGFAPLGIVMVALLGIGISESSGLIKTAINALLLKAPGKWVTFIVVFAGIMSNAASDLGYLLIIPMAGVIFHSLGRHPVAGMSAAFAGVSGGFSANLIIGTIDPLLAGLSTEAARIIDPEYYVMPTSNYYFMAVSTFVVTIAGTWVTHAWVEPHLGKYSGNVVSEPVNPISPVEKKGLRWVLVVFLGWMAIFAAGLIPDHGFLRGADNSVLHSPLLKGFIAVLFIVAASCGIVFGYITKTFQKHEDVINGMSSSFKSLVSFLVLVFFAAQFVAWFKWSNLGLILAIKGAGFLQTTDIGLIPLVILFVVFSGIINLFMGSASAKWAIMGPVFIPMFMLLGYSPELSQAVFRIGDSITNVISPMMSFFALIIVYYQKYDAKAGLGTLIATMLPYSVMFFIAWTILLIGWILAGLPLGPDAGLYYVK
- a CDS encoding class I SAM-dependent methyltransferase, which translates into the protein MTSRPMANYMKPCKSINLSFNFADPVTSLTRICGALISYNKTQLKIMDNPWLEILPDDYENHMTEIGQAQVLNKLIHDALDRYLPRSFALLGCSTGNGLEHVKSDLTQRVYAIDINPEYLKKTHEKFGNQMKGLEIIKADILHDELNIGNVDLFFIGLVLEYTQPIMALKKIIRTLSEKGTLFIVIQRNQQTSFVTKTKYKSLEKLAAISHQVKEEEIDAYIQSEAMRRTHREEIELTPNKSFITLSYSKKQGK
- a CDS encoding DUF3781 domain-containing protein, which translates into the protein MTTLKQIMTARVCYTALVYNRINKKLGLHGSNEQIENLIADILKETDEKLILRKGKNYYISNAERNIRLTINSNTFRVITADKLKK
- a CDS encoding histidine kinase gives rise to the protein MSRQNLTYNLIFSGVITFLLSLSPVLLLIDHHQWPDIVDKCLLIFTTFIITSVNLKFQNQFHEKSFSSLKFACYVILMNLLLFGLNLLIRIPFWTYIQPDGPPIFIKLSIDIVRSLIIIIATYFIVAFLAKNKLHYNNILKIKDLENESLQLQLKGLTAQLQPHFFFNSLNVLSELIQSDLKKSDEYIQQLSQFFRYVLSNQQNHFVSLKDEIQFINTYIYLLKIRFENAITITYHFDRNLPFLVPSLCSLIVLENIVKHNNISEMEINVSVTDDDNYLKFSNKINRKKSFEVNKLGYGLENINKKCELLLQKSITVNQSDTVFEVAIPLSKSDQA
- the tnpA gene encoding IS200/IS605 family transposase, with product MSFVKVYIHFVWSTKNRVPLLDNVDLRINVWKHIRENAKEKGIYIDFINGHNNHCHCLVSLGADQTIQKIMQLIKGESSFWINKHNLTKQKFEWQDEYFAISVSESVLDKVRNYIKNQEEHHKQKTFQQEYDDFINKYNFQKFKD
- a CDS encoding response regulator transcription factor; the protein is MILKVVIIEDEPLAIKRLKRLLSELTDSVEVISELNSVKQATDWFSSNSSSAYDLIFSDIQLLDGIAFEIFEQTEPQKPVIFITAFDEYLMKAFKSYGIDYILKPFALQDLENAVRKYKQIFQNSALSMPPNIYAQIIQNLHQQVSFPTFLTYFKEKIRLIKSEDIAYFSLDYQSVFAHDDRNRWLLNESLNQIQEKLPARHFFRANRQFIIHKKYLKEIENYFGGRLKLILTVDHPEILISKDNAKSFKDWLQE
- the katG gene encoding catalase/peroxidase HPI: MNPSEKGKCPVMHGAHTNLNSSVMSWWPHALNTDILHQHDNKTNPYGEDFNYREAFKKLDLEALKNDLKKLMTDSQEWWPADSGHYGGLMIRMAWHSAGTYRIADGRGGSNTGNQRFAPLNSWPDNVNLDKARRLLWPIKKKYGKSISWADLMILAGNMAYESMGFKTFGFGGGREDIWHPEKDIFWGAEKEWLGKDRYADSADEESLESPLAAVQMGLIYVNPEGVDGQPDPLKTARAMRVTFKRMAMNDEETVALTAGGHTVGKTHGNGDASLLGPNPEAAEPHEQGFGWKNPKGKGNAEDTVTSGIEGAWTTHPDKWDHSYFYLLFTYDWELKKSPAGAWQWEPINIREEDMPFDAHVPGVRRNPIMTDADMALKTDPAYRKISERFYHDPALFSEVFAKAWFKLTHRDLGPKSRYLGADVPDVDLIWQDPVPSVNYILSDKEIKDLKVQLLNCGLTRAELINTAWDSARTFRCSDFRGGANGARIRLTPQKDWEGNEPQRLDRVLDKLSEIQAKLPKKVSLADLIVLGGSAAIEEAAHDAGFHIEVPFTPGRGDATAGMTDAESFDVLEPLHDGYRNWQKKHYAVSPEEMLLDRTQLMGLTAPEMVVLIGGMRVLGTNHGGSKHGVFTDREGILSNDFFVNLTDMNYAWKPVSENLYHIVERKTGKTRWTATRVDLVLGSNSILRSYTEVYAQDDNQEKFVHDFVKAWVKVMNADRFDLH